In Shewanella sp. MR-4, the genomic stretch ATTGATGATGTACGTGAAGCGCTGACGCAACTTGGCATCCAAGGTATGACAGTGACCGAAGTACGCGGTTTTGGTCGCCAGAAGGGACATACAGAGCTATATCGCGGCGCCGAATATGCGGTCGACTTTCTCCCCAAAATGAAGCTTGAAATCGCCATCCATTCCGAGCTGGAAGATGCGGTAATCGAAGCCATTGTTGCCGCGGCTCACACGGGTAAAGTAGGCGACGGCAAGATATTCGTCACTCCACTCGAGCAAGTGATCCGCGTGCGCACCGCTGAGGAAGGGAGTGATGCAATATGACCCAACAGACAACCGCACTTAACGCTAAGCTCCAGCACGGCACGAATACCCAAATCAGCCTGCACACTAAGCTCGCTCAGCCAAACGCCCGTTATTCAAAATTGGGTTATCAGGCATTATTGGCGCTGTTCGCCAGCGGCTTTGCAGGCACGGCTTTGGCCGATGAGGCGCAGCTCAGCGGCGCCAACACTGCCTGGATTTTAAGCTCATCTGCCCTAGTCCTATTGATGACACTCCCAGGGCTGGCGCTGTTTTACGGCGGTCTGGTGCGCAGTAAAAACGTGCTATCGATTTTAATGCAGTGTTTTTCTATCGCCGCTATCGCCTCCGTGCTGTGGTTTGTGGTGGGTTACTCTATCGCCTTCGATACCGGCAACGGTTTTATCGGCGGGCTTGGCAAAGCTTTTCTAGCCAGCATTGGTCGCGATAGTGTCAGTGGGGATATTCCCGAACCTTTATTTATGCTTTTCCAAATGACCTTCGCGATTATCACGCCAGCGCTGATCATCGGTGGCTTTGCCGAGCGGATGAGATTCTCCGCTGTACTGATGTTTTCAAGCGCTTGGTTGCTGTTAGTCTATGCACCTATCACCCACTGGGTGTGGGGCGGCGGCTGGTTGGCCGAGCTTGGCCTGTATGACTTTGCAGGCGGTACAGTCGTACACATTACTGCTGGGGTAGCGGCACTGGTGGCGGCAAAAGTGTTAGGGCCGCGTAAGGGATTCTTAAACTCGGCCATTATGCCCCATAACTTGACCATGACAGTGACAGGCGCGGGCATGTTGTGGGTAGGCTGGTTTGGCTTTAATGGCGGCAGCGCTTTAGGCGCCAATGGCACTGCGGCCATGGCGATTCTCGCGACCCATCTAGCCGCGTCGATGGGCGCCATCACGTGGGCAGGTATCGAGTGGTATAAATTCGGTAAGGCCAGTGCACTCGGTATCGTCACCGGCATGGTGGCAGGCCTTGGCACTATCACTCCTGCATCGGGTTATGTCGGCCCTGCTGGCGCGTTAGTTATCGGTTTTCTTGGCGGCGTGGTCTGCTTCTTTTCAACTGTGTACATTAAACAAAAGCTTAAGATTGACGACTCACTCGATGTGTTCCCAGTGCACGGTGTCGGCGGTATTCTCGGTACTTTGCTGGCGGGAGTATTTAGTTCGACTCAGCTTGGGATCTTCAGCGGTTATGGTTTTGCCAGTGTCAACCACACTATGCTCGACCAACTCGGGGCGCAGGCCATTGGCGTTATCGCTACGTTCAGCTATACAGCGATTGTAACGTGGTTATTGTTTGTGGTGATTGGCAAAATCCTCGGTGGACTTCGCGTCAGCACAGAGCAGGAAGTGAATGGCCTAGACCTTTCCGAACATGAAGAAACAGGCTATAGCCTGTAGCTTGATGACTACACTTGCCATCAGGACTCACGTCCTGATGGCAAGTTTACTGATACAACTTGTTAATGAGCCTTCAGCCATTGCATAAGCTCATCTAATTTCATCGGCTTAGCGTATAAATAGCCCTGCAAAGAGTGCACATTACGACTGATTAAATAGTCCGCCTGCTCTTGGGTCTCCACCCCTTCGGCCACAGCCACATAATTCATCTTATGGCAGAGTTCGATGATGGTATCGAGCACATGGGAGGATTCTTCACATAGAGCAAGAAATCACAATGGTAAATCCACTTCAAATAGTCACTCCCACATCACAAGAATTGCTGCGACCGCAATCAGCACTAGGCCAAACATTTCTTTTATTTTTACTCGTTCCTTTAGCCAGAATGCCGAAATCAGCATCATAAAGAAGATTTCCACTTGCCCTAGGGTTTTAACATAGGGCACGGCCTGCAAAGACATGGCACTAAACCAACCAATGGAGCCAAAGCAGCTGGCGGTACTCGTCAGCAAGGTTAACTTAGGACGTTGGATTAAGGCGCTTAACGTTTCCTTATCCTTTAGGACTAAATAACTGACTAACACTATGGTTTGTAGACATATCACCAAAAGCAATACCCAAGCGGCGCTATGGGGAAAGCCGACATTTAGCCTTAGGCTTGCTTCCCTCACCCACAAAGAAGTCAGTGCAAAGGCGCTGCCGCTAGCAATGCCGAGCAGCACTGTGCTTAGGGATAACTGCCTAAGCCCTTGCTTGGCGCTCAATAAAAACACGGCAACGCCACCTAAAATCACCCCAATCCAACCGAGTAACGATAAATGGGTGCCAAAAAAGAAGGTGCCTAATATCGCAGCAACAATGGCCTCACTCTTGGCAAGCCCGGCACCGATGGCAAAATTTTGTTGTTGGAACAACTTAACCATCAAGCCAGTCGCGAGGATCTGCATCATAGATGCACCGACAATAAAGCCGATAAATTCCGCCGTAAAATGCGGTAACCCCACATTGTCCCAAAGATATAACAACCCAAGATACAAGGCCGCAATCGGACCAGCCCAAATAAACCGCGCTAAGGTAACGCCCGCCACCTTAACCTCTTTACTCAGTTGGCTCTGAAAGGCATTGCGCCACGCCTGCATAAATGCGGCTAATAAGGTAAAGAAAATCCACATCCGAGCCATCCTGTTACTGCCAGACTGCACTCTGACATGGGTTATGCGCTAAATTGGAACCAACATCATAAACACAAGGTATTGATATCGCTATGGAGAAAATTTCACCCAATAAAAAACCCCGAACGATTCGGGGCTTTTTAGTTAAGAGGGTTCAGCCAAGCTTACTTGCTGGTATCAATCGGGTCGAAGGATTTAACCAAATCATCGATCGCCTTCATCTGCTTCAGATAGTTTTCTAACTGGTGCAGTGGTAAGGCACATGGACCATCACACTTAGCGTTATCTGGATCTGGGTGAGCCTCAATAAACAGACCCGCTAAGCCTAACGCCATGCCACTACGAGCTAATTCAGTCGCTTGAGCACGACGGCCGCCCGCAGAATCGGCACGACCACCAGGACGTTGCAATGCGTGGGTGGCATCGAAAATCACTGGGTAGCCGGATTGCTTCATCTCATCCATGCCCAGCATATCAACCACTAGGTTGTTGTAACCGAAGCATGAACCACGCTCAC encodes the following:
- a CDS encoding P-II family nitrogen regulator gives rise to the protein MKLITAIIKPFKIDDVREALTQLGIQGMTVTEVRGFGRQKGHTELYRGAEYAVDFLPKMKLEIAIHSELEDAVIEAIVAAAHTGKVGDGKIFVTPLEQVIRVRTAEEGSDAI
- a CDS encoding ammonium transporter, which translates into the protein MTQQTTALNAKLQHGTNTQISLHTKLAQPNARYSKLGYQALLALFASGFAGTALADEAQLSGANTAWILSSSALVLLMTLPGLALFYGGLVRSKNVLSILMQCFSIAAIASVLWFVVGYSIAFDTGNGFIGGLGKAFLASIGRDSVSGDIPEPLFMLFQMTFAIITPALIIGGFAERMRFSAVLMFSSAWLLLVYAPITHWVWGGGWLAELGLYDFAGGTVVHITAGVAALVAAKVLGPRKGFLNSAIMPHNLTMTVTGAGMLWVGWFGFNGGSALGANGTAAMAILATHLAASMGAITWAGIEWYKFGKASALGIVTGMVAGLGTITPASGYVGPAGALVIGFLGGVVCFFSTVYIKQKLKIDDSLDVFPVHGVGGILGTLLAGVFSSTQLGIFSGYGFASVNHTMLDQLGAQAIGVIATFSYTAIVTWLLFVVIGKILGGLRVSTEQEVNGLDLSEHEETGYSL
- a CDS encoding DMT family transporter, whose product is MWIFFTLLAAFMQAWRNAFQSQLSKEVKVAGVTLARFIWAGPIAALYLGLLYLWDNVGLPHFTAEFIGFIVGASMMQILATGLMVKLFQQQNFAIGAGLAKSEAIVAAILGTFFFGTHLSLLGWIGVILGGVAVFLLSAKQGLRQLSLSTVLLGIASGSAFALTSLWVREASLRLNVGFPHSAAWVLLLVICLQTIVLVSYLVLKDKETLSALIQRPKLTLLTSTASCFGSIGWFSAMSLQAVPYVKTLGQVEIFFMMLISAFWLKERVKIKEMFGLVLIAVAAILVMWE